Proteins encoded within one genomic window of Triticum aestivum cultivar Chinese Spring chromosome 2D, IWGSC CS RefSeq v2.1, whole genome shotgun sequence:
- the LOC123049480 gene encoding disease resistance protein RGA5 translates to MRKEIIIRMQPGSDKYHKRALKVAATVSGVVSITVAGRDRDLLVVIGDGVDESHLTKKLKKEVGEAEIVQLRTLPEGTSASGYLPGTSRDVVGGQSRSPYHLHPTNTPGRVTYPVYAPSPAANPGAARWSGDHRQAEAGYYPSASSPSFYHASPAAGHSGYGGSSYASAVACSHPANYSPMIERHRHDDRSWRRHHGGGKPSCCSIQ, encoded by the exons ATGAGA AAGGAGATCATCATCCGGATGCAGCCGGGCTCGGACAAATACCACAAGAGAGCTCTCAAGGTGGCCGCAACCGTCAGCG GAGTGGTGTCGATCACGGTGGCCGGCAGGGACAGGGATCTGCTGGTGGTCATCGGCGACGGCGTGGACGAGAGCCATCTGACCAAGAAACTGAAGAAGGAAGTCGGGGAGGCCGAGATAGTGCAGCTGCGGACGCTGCCCGAAGGCACCTCGGCGTCAGGGTATCTGCCGGGCACGTCCAGGGACGTCGTCGGCGGACAGTCCCGGTCGCCGTACCACTTGCATCCCACGAACACTCCCGGCCGCGTCACGTACCCGGTCTACGCGCCGTCGCCGGCGGCCAATCCCGGCGCTGCACGGTGGTCGGGAGACCACAGGCAAGCCGAAGCGGGATACTATCCCAGTGCGTCCAGCCCGTCCTTCTACCACGCGTCACCCGCGGCAGGGCACAGCGGGTACGGGGGCAGCAGCTATGCAAGCGCGGTGGCGTGCAGCCACCCGGCGAACTACTCCCCGATGATCGAGCGGCACCGGCACGACGACAGGAGCTGGCGTCGGCACCACGGCGGGGGAAAGCCCAGCTGCTGCTCGATACAGTAG